The proteins below are encoded in one region of Bdellovibrio bacteriovorus:
- a CDS encoding DUF5020 family protein, with product MKKWGFVFASAVLVLTTQNSVAADWQETNIQFLHWDSYKTPTGKELSQSVITLEHASSWTYGSNFFFIDISNPDTEDETSFYGEISPGFSLKKMGLLELSEESGPSDVLLQLNYEFPQGPAKRAALAGVNFVWKNLGFDFLSTQFLFRDTLGLDGHTGQLTLAWLKRFGSEAWPLEFSGFIDWAGAEATSHENIHTQPNLLLDFSRKTARKVPLKLGIEWKYWKNKYGIDGLEESVPQAKLVWIF from the coding sequence ATGAAAAAATGGGGCTTCGTATTCGCATCTGCTGTTCTTGTTCTGACAACTCAAAATTCTGTCGCCGCCGATTGGCAAGAGACGAATATTCAGTTTCTGCACTGGGATTCTTATAAAACTCCGACTGGAAAAGAACTTTCTCAAAGCGTGATCACGTTAGAACACGCAAGCAGTTGGACCTATGGAAGCAATTTCTTTTTCATCGACATTTCAAATCCGGATACGGAAGATGAAACCAGTTTTTACGGCGAGATTTCGCCGGGATTTAGTTTAAAAAAGATGGGGTTATTAGAGCTCAGTGAAGAGAGTGGACCTTCTGACGTTCTTTTGCAGCTTAACTACGAGTTCCCTCAAGGACCGGCGAAAAGAGCCGCGCTCGCGGGCGTGAATTTCGTGTGGAAAAATCTTGGTTTTGATTTTCTTTCAACCCAATTTCTATTTCGCGACACCTTGGGGTTGGACGGTCATACGGGCCAACTTACACTGGCGTGGTTGAAACGCTTTGGCAGCGAAGCATGGCCTTTGGAATTTAGTGGTTTTATCGACTGGGCGGGGGCCGAGGCCACCTCTCACGAAAATATTCACACGCAGCCGAATCTGCTTTTAGATTTCTCTCGCAAAACAGCACGCAAGGTTCCTTTAAAGCTCGGCATTGAATGGAAGTACTGGAAAAACAAATACGGTATCGACGGCCTTGAAGAAAGCGTTCCTCAGGCAAAGCTCGTCTGGATTTTTTAA
- a CDS encoding Mrp/NBP35 family ATP-binding protein, which produces MAAPNPFEKQTPIPGVKHIIAVSSGKGGVGKSTVATNLAMALGKKSRVGLLDADIYGPSIPRMLGSLGQKPQINPETNQLEPITRYGIKLMSIGFLVDENAAVVWRGPMLFKAMDQFLRDVNWGELDYLVVDLPPGTGDIQLTLAQKVPVSGAVVVSTPQNVALLDVKKAVDMFERVGVPLLGMVENMAYMINPANGEKIQLFPKGEMDTYAHAKGMKKLGAVPFNPSVGLACEAGIPIVEANSNGAEAQEFMSIANNIREILP; this is translated from the coding sequence ATGGCTGCACCAAATCCGTTCGAGAAACAGACCCCCATTCCCGGAGTGAAACATATTATTGCCGTATCTTCAGGCAAGGGTGGAGTTGGTAAGAGCACCGTCGCCACTAACTTGGCTATGGCCTTGGGTAAAAAGAGCCGTGTCGGTCTTTTGGATGCCGATATCTACGGTCCAAGTATTCCTCGCATGTTAGGTAGCTTAGGACAAAAACCACAAATTAATCCTGAAACGAATCAACTTGAGCCAATCACTCGTTATGGCATCAAACTTATGAGCATCGGCTTTTTAGTTGATGAAAATGCGGCTGTCGTATGGCGTGGTCCCATGCTCTTTAAAGCCATGGATCAATTCCTACGCGATGTGAACTGGGGCGAACTTGATTACCTGGTCGTGGATCTTCCTCCGGGCACTGGCGATATCCAACTAACATTAGCACAAAAAGTTCCGGTCAGTGGTGCGGTCGTGGTTTCTACACCGCAGAACGTGGCCTTGCTCGATGTGAAAAAAGCCGTCGATATGTTTGAGCGTGTGGGCGTGCCTTTGCTGGGCATGGTTGAAAACATGGCCTACATGATCAATCCAGCGAATGGTGAAAAAATCCAACTTTTCCCTAAGGGAGAAATGGACACTTACGCTCACGCCAAAGGAATGAAAAAATTGGGAGCCGTTCCCTTCAATCCTTCAGTAGGTCTTGCGTGTGAAGCTGGCATCCCTATCGTTGAAGCCAACAGCAACGGTGCGGAAGCTCAAGAATTCATGTCCATCGCGAACAACATCCGCGAAATCCTGCCTTAA
- a CDS encoding YbaN family protein, with translation MIQQTKRTIYFVFGWIFLGLGVIGIFLPLLPTTPFLLLTAFCFSRSSEKWHRWLINQPHLGPFILDWQLHGVIRPRAKILATALMVPLVTFSLLKPTVPVYAKWCAGIICTCVLVFIWTRPSRKPAN, from the coding sequence ATGATTCAACAGACAAAGCGCACGATTTATTTTGTATTCGGCTGGATCTTTTTAGGCCTGGGGGTGATAGGCATCTTTCTTCCCCTTTTGCCTACGACGCCGTTTTTATTACTGACGGCGTTTTGTTTTTCACGAAGCTCTGAAAAATGGCATCGTTGGTTGATCAATCAACCGCATCTAGGACCTTTTATTCTAGACTGGCAACTGCACGGCGTGATTCGCCCCCGCGCTAAAATTCTTGCGACTGCTTTAATGGTGCCGCTGGTGACTTTCTCATTGCTAAAACCCACGGTCCCCGTTTATGCCAAGTGGTGTGCGGGCATTATCTGCACCTGCGTCTTAGTTTTTATTTGGACCCGTCCTTCGCGCAAGCCCGCGAACTAA